In the Eremothecium cymbalariae DBVPG#7215 chromosome 7, complete sequence genome, one interval contains:
- the SBA1 gene encoding Hsp90 cochaperone SBA1 (similar to Ashbya gossypii ABL057W): MSQAITPEVLWAQRSSETDAEKNYVLLTLLIADCGEPQLKLEPTYLEFTAKSAGHVGGEESHKYKLHIDFFKEIDVEKSLNRVANGQGYYLKLYKKDLDREYWPRLTKEKLKYHYIKTDFDKWVDEDEQDGVSQQQDFGGMEGLEALQGMGGMPGMGGMPGMGGMGGMPGLGGLGGADSQAQLQELLKQSGGSLEDDDDDDDDDDNEADEEKASASVTGKKD; encoded by the coding sequence ATGAGTCAAGCTATCACTCCAGAAGTATTATGGGCGCAGCGTTCTAGTGAGACGGATGCTGAGAAGAACTATGTTCTGTTGACTCTTTTGATCGCAGACTGTGGGGAGCCTCAATTAAAGTTGGAGCCAACGTATTTGGAGTTCACAGCAAAGTCAGCAGGCCATGTTGGTGGGGAAGAGAGCCACAAGTATAAGCTAcatattgatttttttaagGAGATTGATGTTGAGAAGTCGTTGAATCGGGTGGCCAATGGTCAAGGGTATTACTTGAAGTTGTACAAGAAGGACTTGGATCGGGAGTACTGGCCGAGGTTGACGAAGGAGAAGTTAAAGTATCACTACATCAAGACAGATTTTGATAAGTGGGTGGATGAGGATGAGCAAGATGGGGTTTCACAGCAGCAGGACTTTGGTGGAATGGAAGGTCTTGAAGCGCTTCAAGGAATGGGCGGGATGCCAGGAATGGGCGGGATGCCAGGAATGGGAGGAATGGGAGGAATGCCCGGTCTGGGCGGGCTTGGGGGTGCAGATAGCCAGGCGCAGTTGCAAGAGTTGTTGAAGCAGTCTGGGGGCAGTTTGgaagatgacgatgacgatgatgatgacgacgacAACGAGGCTGATGAAGAGAAAGCT